TCCACGAATTTCTCACGACCGAGATCGTGACGGGTAATGCCTTCGGCGCGCAGATTTTGCTCTACTTTGGTCTGCGTTGCGATACCAGCGTGGTCAGAGCCTGGAAGCCACAGTGCATCATAGCCTTGCATACGTTTGGTGCGGATCATGATGTCCTGTAAAGTAAAGTCCAAAGCGTGACCGATATGCAGCATACCGGTTACGTTCGGAGGTGGAATCACAATCGTATACGGCTGCGCATCCGGGCGCTGGCCAGCTTTAAAATAGCCATTGTTCATCCAGTAATCGTACCATTTGCGTTCAGCCGATTTGGGGTCGTACGTGGTTGGCATCTCGGTTGTTGCTGGGTTAGTGTTTGGTTCTGTCATGCAGATCCCTCCATCTTCGTCATCAATATCAGAACAGACGGCACGCATATTATCATGCCGGAAAATAAAAAAAGCCCTTCGTCTCAAAGGACGAAAGGCTTTGCTCTCGTGGTACCACCTTTGTTTCGTTACCTGTATTGCTTGGTGATCTCAATCAGACATACACCTCAGATAACGACACTCGAAGGCAGATAACGGCTGCTACCGGTTTATTCTAGTCCCGCTCCCATGATGGCTTCCGCTTAGATCATAATCAAGATCAAGCAAGCACGGTATTCAAATAAACGACTCCCGGACGACTTCGACATCCCGTATCCTGCAGAACCTCTCAGCGCAGCAGTTCTACTCTCTTTAGGTCGATCATGTCTACTATTTCCGTTCATAGTCTGTAATATGGTGTTGCTTTCATGCAAATATTTCGTTGATTATCATACCTTGTGTACGTGGGAAAGTCAATAAAAAAAGCTGACATCCGCACGGTTGGCGCGGTGTCAGCCCTATTCTTGTATCCTATGCTTGCAGCAATCCTAACTTCTGCGCCGCCTGCTTGAAATCGTCTGGCCATGGGTCCTGCACGATGATATTCTCATGGGTCCACGGATGAACAAATTCTAACTGCTCACCATGCAATGCCTGACGAGATAATATACCAGCTTTTCCGCCATATAAGGTATCCCCAACAAGTGGATGACCGACATAGCTCAGATGCACACGAATCTGATGGGTACGCCCCGTTTCCAGTGTTAGGCGTACCAGACTTGCAGACGAAGCCGGCTGTATACGCTCCACATGCGTCACTGCCGATTGACCGCCCGGTGAAACACGGCGGCGCTGCTTATGATGCCGATCCTTGCCAATCGGTTCATCGATCACATGCAGACGTTGATCTACTTTGCCTTGTACCAAGGCGACATAACGACGGCCGATGTCCTTGCTGCGCATCTGTTCATCCAGCAGCATCAAAGCAAATTCATTTTTGGCATATAACACAGGACCAGTCGTATCATCATCCAAGCGATGCACATGACGTACTGCGCAGCGCTGATTACTATTTTCAAAATACGCAGCTACAGCACCTGCGAGTGTGCGCCGCTGATCCTGCGGATCGGATGGATGAACGGCTATACCAGCAGGCTTGTGTACCACTAGTACATATTCATCCTCAAACAACACCTGCAGCAGATGATCATGAGTCGGGACAAATCCATATTCACTGTCTGGAAATAACCGCAATCGGATGACATCGCCATCAACCTTGATCTCACCGCGCGAATGCAATCTGCCAAGCAGCTTGACTGGAACATGCTGTCCCAGCCATTCCATCATCCGACTATGCCGCTGCTCGGTCTGCTGTAAATCCAGTGCCGCGCCGGGTGTAACGACCAACCATTCGCCATCTCTGTGCGCTTCTGGGCGGGCAACCGCAGAAGCAGGATGATCCGCTACACCTGATGTGAGCGGATCGATGATGCCACCGGAATGGGCAGTGGTTGAGCGTTTGTTTTTCAAACTATCGTCCATGTAATGAAGGTTCCTGTTACAGCGACTTCATTACGATGCGGTGTGCCGCAATCGTTTGTTCGATGTCTTCGTCGCTGTGCACGCCGGAGACGAACATGCCTTCAAACGGCGATGGTGCTACGCTAATGCCCTGATTCAGCATACCGCCGAAATAGCGTTTGAAACGATCCATATCACTAACTTTTGCCGTGTCGTAGTTCACAACCGGACCTTCAGTCAGGAATGGGCAAACCATCGAGCCAACGCGATTGATCGTGAGCGGAATACCCGCTTCGCGTGCATTGGTCTCAAAGCCTTCCTGCAAACGTGCAGATGCTGTTTCCAGACGTTCGTACACTGCTGGTGTTAGCAAACTGAGCGTCGTATAGCCTGCTGCCATCGCTAGCGGATTACCGCTCAGTGTACCTGCTTGATAAATAGGTCCTGTTGGTGCAATCTGCTCCATGATCTCGCGTTTGCCGCCATACGCACCGACAGGCAATCCGCCGCCAATCACTTTACCCAGACAGGTCAGATCAGGCGTAACACCAAAGCGCCCCTGCGCACAGTTCAAATGCACACGGAAGCCAGTCATGACTTCATCGAAAATCAGCAGTGCGCCGTATTGCGTCGTTACATCGCGCAGCCCTTGCAAAAAGCCCTCCTGCGGCGGTACAACGCCCATATTGCCGGCAACTGGCTCGACGATAATACAAGCAATGTCTTCACCAAAGCGCTCAAATGCCAGCTTCACGGCTTCCAGATCATTGTAAGGAACAGTGATCGTGTTGGACGCAATGGACTCCGGTACACCCGGGCTATCCGGCAGACCCAGCGTAGCTACACCGGAACCCGCTTTGATCAGCAGGCTGTCGCCATGACCGTGGTACGAGCCTTCAAACTTCAGGATTTTATTACGTTTGGTATAGCCGCGTGCCAGACGAATGGCACTCATCGTCGCTTCCGTACCGGAATTGACCATACGCACAATATCAATCGATGGAACGCGCTCTACAACCAGCTTCGCCATCTTCGTTTCAATCTCTGTGGGCGCGCCAAAGCTTGTTCCTTTGACTGCCGTTTCCTGCAAGGCTTGAATCACCTGCGGATGGGCATGTCCCATAATCAATGGACCCCATGAACCGACATAATCGATAAAGGAATTGCCATCAATATCGTATAGACGCGAGCCTTCTCCGCGCTCCGCATACACCGGAGTTAGACCGACTGTTTTAAATGCACGTACCGGACTATTCACACCACCCGGAATATACTGCTTTGCTTCTTCAAATGCCTCACGAGAACGCTCATCACGACGTACAGAATTGGTTTGATTCATTGATCAAGCACCTCCATAACATGGTTTACACACAAATGCACATGTTCACACGTTTTCTATTCATGTCAATATGATTTATACCCATTCCTCGCGCAACCAGCGCACGACATCTTTGGAGAAATACGTAATGATCATATCCGCACCGGCACGTTTAAAGCCAAGCATCATCTCGGTTACGATCCCACGCTCATCAATCCAGCCCTGCTGAGCAGCCGCTTTGACCATCGCATATTCACCACTTACGTTATAAGCAACCAGTGGCAGATCAAAGTTTTCACGAACAGCACGCAGTACGTCCATATATGCCAATGAAGGTTTCACCATCAGCATGTCGGCACCTTCCTGCACATCGCTTTCTGCTTCGCGCAGTGCTTCACGTACATTGGCAGGGTCCATTTGATACGATTTGCGGTCACCGAATTGCGGTGCCGATTGAGCAGCTTCGCGGAACGGACCGTAAAATGCCGACGAGTATTTCACCGCATACGACATGATCGGAATATCTTGGAAACCTGCTTCATCCAATGCTTCACGGATTGCATAGACAAAGCCGTCCATCATATTGGATGGCGCGATAATATCCGCACCTGCCTGCGCCTGCGATACAGCCGTTTGCGCGAGCAATACCAATGACTCGTCATTGTCTACATCGGCATGAATATGCCCATCATGCTCATGTGTATGCACAACGCCGCAATGTCCATGATCGGTAAATTCGCATAGACAGGTATCAGCGATAACAACCAGCTCTGGATGCTGCTGTTTGATCATACGAATCGCTTGCTGCACAATCCCTTGGTCGGAATAGGCTCCGGTACCAGTGCTGTCCTTGGCTGTCGCTTCCGGTACACCAAACACGATAACGGATGGAATACCCAGATCGACAATCTCCTGAATCTCTTCACCTAGGCGATCCAGCGAGAAATTGAATACGCCCGGCATGGAGGAGATTTCCTGTTTAACATCCGTTCCGTAGGTTACAAATACCGGCTGGATAAAATCGTTTTTGTGCAGCTGTGTTTCGCGCACCATACCACGGATGGCAGGCGTTTTACGTAAACGACGGTGACGTGTAAATGGTTGACTCATAACTATAATTCCTCCTGTACACTCATTTTATATGTGGCATGTGCTCTCATTGAGCTGATCACATGCGTTATTTCTTTCCCTAAGCAAATGCTGGGCTGAAACAGATAAAGCCGACCTGCGGTTCCGATGGTCGGCATCTGATCATGTCGATCATAAAGCTATTTGTTACTATCAATTCTCGGTATACGGATACTGTTCTTCTGTACCACCGCACCAAGCTTTCCTTTCGGTTAGGAAGACGATGGCAATTGCGATCCGTTCCAGCGACACAATACATCCAGCAGCCCGTCAATCGTTGACGTCTCTGCCAGTAGATCTACCGTGAGTCCCGCTTGTTCTGCTGTTTTGGCAGTTTGCGGTCCAATGCAGGCAATCGTACTATGACGCAGTTCAGCTACCGGATCATCAATACCCATACGACGTAAAGCGGTCAACAGGTTCGTAACCGTTGAGGAACTGGTAAATGTAACAGCATGAATCGCCTGCTCTTCCAGCAGCTTTTTCAGTTCCAGATCTTCTTCGGCTGTCAGTACCGTTTCATACGTATCCACTTCCGTCACATCTAGCTTCATGCTGCGCAGCGTTTCAGGCAACCAAGCGCGTGCTAGATCGCCACGCGGCAATAATACCTGCTGTCCCGGCTGCAATTGTGCTGCGAGACTGTCTAGCATGCCTTCGGCATGAAACTTCTCCGGCAGCGACGTGACGTGAATACCGCGACTGCGCAGCGCCTCGCAAGTAGCCGGTCCAACGGCGACGATGGTAGCGCGGTGCAAGGAGCGAATATCCTGCTCCTGCTGCTCCAGATGACGGAAGAAGTATTCGACTCCGTTCACGCTTGTAAAAAACACCCAATCATATACATCCAATTGAGCGAATACATTGGCAATATGCGCCTGTGTCTCCGCTCCAGTTGGCATGATCGTTTCAATGACAGGATACTCATAGGGTTCGCCGCCCAGCTCGTCAATCCGGTCTACCAATTCGCTCGCCTGACTGCGAGCACGCGTCACGAGAATCCGTTTACCGAACAACGGCAATTGCTCTGCCCATTGTAGCTGCTCGCGCAAATTCACCACTTCACCAACAACGATAACGGCTGGCGGCTTAAACTTCGCTTCTGCCACTTTGGCGGCAATATCTTTTAAGGTACCGGTCAATGTCTCCTGCTCGGCGCGCGTCCCCCAGCGCACCAGTGCAACCGGCGTATCCTCTGGACGACCGTAGCGGATCAACTGCTCACTAATATAACCGATTTTGGCGACACCCATCATAAAGACAAGCGTTCCAGTGGCATTCGTCACTTTATCCCAGTGAATGCTGTGATCCAATTTATCAGGACTTTCATGACCGGTAATAATCGATACTGAGGATGCCCAATCGCGGTGTGTCACCGGAATACCGGCATACGCAGGTACAGCAATCGATGAGCTGATACCCGGCACAATCTCGTAAGCAACGCCATTGCGCCGCAGCAAGTCAGCTTCCTCAGCCACGCGTCCGAAAATAGTTGGGTCGCCACCCTTTAATCGCACGACCGTTTTGCCCTGCAATGCCAAATCGACGAGCAGTTGATTGATTTCCTCCTGCTTCATCGTATGGCGATCCGGTAGCTTGCCGACATAGATTTTCTCCGCTCCCGGCTTTGCCTGTTTGAGTAGACGCGGACTCGCTAATCGATCATAGACGATAGCATCGGCGAGTGCGATACATTCCCAACCGCGTAGTGTAATCAGTTTTAAAGCTCCCGGACCTGCACCTACCAAATACACCTTACCGGTCATCATGTCATCCCCTAACGTCCGCCAGAATTTGATCCGCTCCCTGACTTTTCAGCTTGTCCGCTACTTCAATACCAAGCTGTACAGGATCTGTGCCCTGTAATGTTTCTTTGAGCATGACGGTGCCATCTGGTGAACCGACCATACCTGTCAGCTGAATCGTATGATTCTGCTCGGTATGATCAGGATGCAAACGCACTGCATAAGCGCCGATAGGCACCTGACATCCGCCGTTCAATTCCGCAAGGAATGTACGCTCTGCCGTAACCGTGAGTGCTGTCAGATCATCATTGTACAGTGACAGTAGCCCAAGTAATTCGATATCATCAGCACGGCACTCCACGCCCAATGCCCCTTGTCCTACAGCGGGTAAACAAAGCTCTGCTGGCAAATAGGCACTGATACGATCAGTCCAGCCCATACGCTCCAGTCCAGCAGCGGCAAGCATAATCGCGTCAAAGCCTTCTGTTTCCAGCTTACGCAGACGCGAATCAATATTGCCACGGATCGATTCAATTTGCAGATCAGGACGATAAGCTTTGAGCTGGCTTGCTCGGCGCAGACTGCTTGTACCAAGCTTGGCGCCCGGCGGCAAATCTTCCAGTCCTCGACCGTCGCGAGTAATCAGACAATCGCGCGGATCGACTCGCTTCGGGATCGCTCCGTTCACAAGCCCTTCCGGCAACTCGGATGGCATATCCTTCATGCTGTGTACCGCCATATCGATCTCGCCGTTGATCAGCGCCTGCTCGATTTCCTTTACGAACAGTCCTTTACCACCGACCTTGGATAGCGTAACATCCAGAATCTGATCGCCTTTGGTTACGATCTTTTGCACTTCAAATTCCACTTCCATGCCTTGTTCGGCAGCAAGTGCTTGTAGCGCGTCGATAACATGCCCAGTCTGGGTCAATGCCAGCGCACTTTGTCTACTTCCAACGATAATTTTGCGCATTACATAACCTCTCCCCGATTTTGTCTGATCCACTGCTTCGTTTGCTCATCATCCCACCATACAAATTGCTTATGTCGGATTTGAGATAAAATATCTAGTGCTGCCGCCTGTTCTAGCAGAGCTTTACGTTCAGCGGCATTCTTCACTTCCGCTTTGATTCGGTGACGCAGATAATGCAGAAACGCAATATAGACCTCATATTCCTCACCAAAATGCGCTTCCAGCTCCTGTACCATCCGACGACTTACCGCCGGACCTGCGCCAGACGTCGAGATCGACGCAACCAATCCCCCGCGCCGGATTACCGCCGGGTTAA
The window above is part of the Paenibacillus sp. JQZ6Y-1 genome. Proteins encoded here:
- a CDS encoding RluA family pseudouridine synthase; the encoded protein is MDDSLKNKRSTTAHSGGIIDPLTSGVADHPASAVARPEAHRDGEWLVVTPGAALDLQQTEQRHSRMMEWLGQHVPVKLLGRLHSRGEIKVDGDVIRLRLFPDSEYGFVPTHDHLLQVLFEDEYVLVVHKPAGIAVHPSDPQDQRRTLAGAVAAYFENSNQRCAVRHVHRLDDDTTGPVLYAKNEFALMLLDEQMRSKDIGRRYVALVQGKVDQRLHVIDEPIGKDRHHKQRRRVSPGGQSAVTHVERIQPASSASLVRLTLETGRTHQIRVHLSYVGHPLVGDTLYGGKAGILSRQALHGEQLEFVHPWTHENIIVQDPWPDDFKQAAQKLGLLQA
- the hemL gene encoding glutamate-1-semialdehyde 2,1-aminomutase — protein: MNQTNSVRRDERSREAFEEAKQYIPGGVNSPVRAFKTVGLTPVYAERGEGSRLYDIDGNSFIDYVGSWGPLIMGHAHPQVIQALQETAVKGTSFGAPTEIETKMAKLVVERVPSIDIVRMVNSGTEATMSAIRLARGYTKRNKILKFEGSYHGHGDSLLIKAGSGVATLGLPDSPGVPESIASNTITVPYNDLEAVKLAFERFGEDIACIIVEPVAGNMGVVPPQEGFLQGLRDVTTQYGALLIFDEVMTGFRVHLNCAQGRFGVTPDLTCLGKVIGGGLPVGAYGGKREIMEQIAPTGPIYQAGTLSGNPLAMAAGYTTLSLLTPAVYERLETASARLQEGFETNAREAGIPLTINRVGSMVCPFLTEGPVVNYDTAKVSDMDRFKRYFGGMLNQGISVAPSPFEGMFVSGVHSDEDIEQTIAAHRIVMKSL
- the hemB gene encoding porphobilinogen synthase produces the protein MSQPFTRHRRLRKTPAIRGMVRETQLHKNDFIQPVFVTYGTDVKQEISSMPGVFNFSLDRLGEEIQEIVDLGIPSVIVFGVPEATAKDSTGTGAYSDQGIVQQAIRMIKQQHPELVVIADTCLCEFTDHGHCGVVHTHEHDGHIHADVDNDESLVLLAQTAVSQAQAGADIIAPSNMMDGFVYAIREALDEAGFQDIPIMSYAVKYSSAFYGPFREAAQSAPQFGDRKSYQMDPANVREALREAESDVQEGADMLMVKPSLAYMDVLRAVRENFDLPLVAYNVSGEYAMVKAAAQQGWIDERGIVTEMMLGFKRAGADMIITYFSKDVVRWLREEWV
- the cobA gene encoding uroporphyrinogen-III C-methyltransferase, coding for MTGKVYLVGAGPGALKLITLRGWECIALADAIVYDRLASPRLLKQAKPGAEKIYVGKLPDRHTMKQEEINQLLVDLALQGKTVVRLKGGDPTIFGRVAEEADLLRRNGVAYEIVPGISSSIAVPAYAGIPVTHRDWASSVSIITGHESPDKLDHSIHWDKVTNATGTLVFMMGVAKIGYISEQLIRYGRPEDTPVALVRWGTRAEQETLTGTLKDIAAKVAEAKFKPPAVIVVGEVVNLREQLQWAEQLPLFGKRILVTRARSQASELVDRIDELGGEPYEYPVIETIMPTGAETQAHIANVFAQLDVYDWVFFTSVNGVEYFFRHLEQQEQDIRSLHRATIVAVGPATCEALRSRGIHVTSLPEKFHAEGMLDSLAAQLQPGQQVLLPRGDLARAWLPETLRSMKLDVTEVDTYETVLTAEEDLELKKLLEEQAIHAVTFTSSSTVTNLLTALRRMGIDDPVAELRHSTIACIGPQTAKTAEQAGLTVDLLAETSTIDGLLDVLCRWNGSQLPSSS
- the hemC gene encoding hydroxymethylbilane synthase, translated to MRKIIVGSRQSALALTQTGHVIDALQALAAEQGMEVEFEVQKIVTKGDQILDVTLSKVGGKGLFVKEIEQALINGEIDMAVHSMKDMPSELPEGLVNGAIPKRVDPRDCLITRDGRGLEDLPPGAKLGTSSLRRASQLKAYRPDLQIESIRGNIDSRLRKLETEGFDAIMLAAAGLERMGWTDRISAYLPAELCLPAVGQGALGVECRADDIELLGLLSLYNDDLTALTVTAERTFLAELNGGCQVPIGAYAVRLHPDHTEQNHTIQLTGMVGSPDGTVMLKETLQGTDPVQLGIEVADKLKSQGADQILADVRG